AAACCCGGACGGAATACCTGTCGTTGTTCCCTTGTTCTGATGAAGTGTTTCCACACGATCGAATACTTCCATCAGTACGTCCTGAATGGCTATAAAACCACTACTGGAGCGACGGTTGGAAATCTCCAGAATGCGACGTTCAGCTTCTCCGAGCATCGCTGCAACATCTTCGCCGCCTGTATATCCTTCGCTCACGATCTGTGTTGCCGTACGAATCAGGCGACGCAGCATCGATTTCTCTTCGATAATCTGAGCGTAATAGTCTACGTTCGCGGCTGTAGGTACACCATGGGCTAGCTTAGCCAGATAACTAACGCCCCCGATGTCCTCCAACTCACCTTTATCCTTCAGAAGCGAAGTCAGTGTCACGAGGTCAATCGGTTGATTTCCCTCACCAAGCTGGATCATCGCTTCAAAGATTAATTGATGGGGCTTATCATAAAAATCCTCGGTTTGCACCCGTTCCATCGCTGTAATCAGGGCCTCGCCCTGCAACAGGATTGCACCCAGCACGGCCTGTTCGGCTTCCAGGTTCTGCGGGGGAATCCGGTCGAATAACATTTCTCCGCCCATCTTACTCTTCCGTTACCTGTACCTTCAAGGTTGCCTTCACTTCAGGGTGAACCTTGACAGTTACTTGTGTTACGCCGAGTGTACGAATAGGCTCGTCCAGCTCAATTTTACGTTTGTCTACTTTCAGACCCTTTTTAGACAAAGCTTCTGCGATCTGTTTGCTGGTAATGGCGCCAAACAGACGACCACCTTCGCCGGACTTCGCTTTCAGTTCAGTCACTTCTGCTTCCAGCTTTTTGGCAAGTGCTTCCGCTTCCGCTTTCTCTTCCTGTTTGAGTCTTTCTTCAGCCGCCTTCTGGTTGTCCAGTGTCTTCATGTTGCCGTCTGATGCCAGACGTGCGATTCCCCGTGGCAGTAGGAAGTTCTGTGCGTAACCCTCAGATACTTCTTTCACTTGCCCTTTCTTGCCTTGACCCTTCATATCTTTTATAAAAATGACTTTCATTCGAACAGCCCCTCTTCCTTTTCGATTTCAGCCAGTACGTTCGTCAGCCGTTTTTCTGCCTCTCCAAGCGTTCCTTCAAGCTGAACGGCAGCATTCGTCAAATGTCCGCCACCGCCCAGTCGTTCCATGACAACCTGAACATTCATGCGCCCCAGCGATCTCGCGCTGATGCCAATCAGTCCATCCGGACGCTCACTAATCACAAATGAAGCGACCACGTCGGTCATATTCAGCAATGTGTCCGCCACTTGGGCGATCATCATCTGTGGAATCTTGCTGCCAGGGTCCGTGACCGCCAGCGCAATGTTCCCGTATACCATTTTAGCATGCTTTATGATTTCTGCCTTAGCAATATATTCTGACAGATCCTCTTTCATCAACCGCTGGATCATAATGGTGTCCGCACCGCTACGGCGCAAGAAGCCTGCCGCTTCGAACGTTCTGGACCCCGTGTGCAATGCAAAATGCTTCGTATCCACTGTAATCCCGGCAAGTAGAGCCGTAGCTTCCAGCGGAGTGAATTGTACCTTATCATGAATGTATTGCAAGAGTTCGGTTACCAATTCGGCAGCAGAGGACGCATAAGGTTCCAGATAGATCAACACTGCGTCATTGATGAACTCTTCGCCCCGGCGATGGTGATCCACTACTACGACACGGGTAGCAGACTGTACCAGTTTTGGCTCCATGGTCATGGAGGCCTTATGGGTATCCACCACCACCAGCAACGTGTGCTCGGTCATCATCTGGGTTGCCTGTTCCGGTGATACAAATGCTTTGGACAACTTCTCGTCCTTGTTCACTTGCTCCATCATGCGTTCAATCGATGGATTAATTCCATCCAGAACAATCCGTGCTTCCACATTGTACAGACTGGCCGCTTTCCACACTCCGATGGATGCGCCGATCGCGTCCATATCCGGAATTTTGTGCCCCATGATGAGCACCCGATCGCTCTCCTGCATCAGATCACGCAACGCGTGCGCAATAACGCGGGCTCTTACCCGTGTCCGTTTCTCCACTGCATTAGACTTACCGCCATAGAAAGACAGGCGTTGTCCGGACTTCACGGCAGCCTGATCACCACCACGTCCAAGTGCCATGTCCAGACTGGACTGTGCCAATTCTCCCATCTCGCTGATGCTATCCGATCCAAACGCCAGTCCAACACTGAGTGTCATTGGCACTTTGAGGTCAGCAGTCATCTCCCGAACTTCATCCAAAATGACAAATCGGCTCTGCTCCAGTTCCTGCAAAGACTTATGATTCAGCATCAACAGATAACGATCAGAAGACAGACGGCGCAGGTACACTTCGTACCGCTTGGCCCAAGACGTAATTTCGCTGGTCACTCGGGCAATCAGTGCTGTACGCTGTTGATCGTCCATGCCTTGGGCAGCCTCGTCCAGATTATCCAGAACGAGAATTCCCAATGCAAGGCGTTCATTTTCATATTTATCACGAAGAATGGCTAACTCCGTAATCTCGTATACATATACATACCGCTCCTGCGGGTTATGAATTACTCCATAATGCCGATCATCCAACTGGAATTCGTCATGGAACTCCTTGGATGAATGTTCCTTCGTCCCATCCTTCTTCTCTTTAGGCTGAGGAAGTTTGGGAAACAAATTAAGTAGCGGATTACCCACCATTGTCTTCTCCTGGAACATCTCCGCGACAAAGCGGTTATGCCACTCTACCGTACGATCTTCGCTGTACAGCACAATTCCGAATGGAAGCATGCTGACCGCTTCCCCCTCCATCCGTTTGATCCGAATAGATAGGCCATTAATGTAGTCGTTAAGCTCACGGCGGAACGCGAGCTCCGCCTTAATCATGACGATTCCCAGCGCCGAAGCCAGTATCAGACTAATCAAACCAAGCGTCCAGTTATAAATGGTAACGAACATAACGAGCAACAGCAGCAGTATGAACGCCCATACGGTATAGTAGCCGTGCCAGCGTTTCTTCAGAAATTTAGGCATGACTCATCACCCTATCGTTTTGATTTCGATATTGCCTCACGAAGCGGGAACGCCAGATCGATAATTCCGATAATCCGAAGCGGACCAATGAAGAAGACCGCTGCCGCCAGGAAATATGGTATAACCGGATTCCATTTCTTTGTATGTGAGAGAAAGAAGAAGAAACCGATCGCTTGAATCATGAAGCCCAGATTAATTAACGGGGACAGATTCATGGCAATCATGGTCCAGTATGTTCCATCACTTTGTCTGGAGATCACTTCGATCAACAGAGCAAGGAAATAATACCAGATCAATGCACGCGGCATACGCCACTCTCTCGCTGGTGGAAGCTTCGATACCACCACACCCATCACGTTCAGAATCGGACGAGCTATGGCGTGTGTAATAAAGGCCATTACCATCGACGTGACAACGAGAGCAAACGGAATCATAAGCTGTGTTTGTTTGGCAACATCCTCGGTCATCTCAGGTGTCCATGCAAACCCGTTGATCATCTGATTCGATGTATTGGTTAACGGTTCAATGGTCAATTTGACCACATCTTCAATATAACTGGACAGGTCGAATTGGAAAATGACACTGCCGACCAAGAGCAACAACAAGTATTCTGCCAACATCATGCCACTTCCCGCCATCAGGGCGAACAGGGCCGATTTGCGTGTTTTATACGCGTGACCCATAACGATTGCAGGCAGGGTAAAGATGAGCAATAGTAACAGATAGATGGGGTGGAATACGACCAAAATAACGGCTACGGGCACGAGATGCCATATAAATGATTTTAAAGATAATGAAGCATACAAAATAACTCCCGGAATCATCATAAAAAATATGGCAAGTACCGATAAAGGAGTTAACAGCGAAAGTAGCAAGAGCAGATAGACTGCGCTCCAAACAGCTGATTTAAAGCTAAATTTCAACAAATTCACCTCTTACGCATATGATCTTCTAGCGCGGAAATATCCTGGTACCAGTCTTCAAGCTGGTGACCTTCCTGTTTATGCTTTTTCAACTTCTCAACTAGCAGTGCATCCAGATCCTTGAAAGGAATACCGAGCCTGCGGCCCAATATGTAACTACTCATAATCAAACTGGCAAGACTGTCCCCGATTCGAGTTGTACTGCCTTCCCATAACGCCTTGAATAATCGGGATACCTGATCAAGTACTTCGGTTTTCAGCCATTCAATCACTTTAGCGCGTTTGGCTACATCCAGTTCTTTAGGCATATTGGCGAAAGTCACTCTCCCCCGAAAAAGCTTTATTCTCGATTATAGCATAAAAAGAGGGCCCGCAAAATTACCCCAAAAAACGGAGAAGTTCTCCGAAACTGATGTTAGGTACTTATGCGGAGTCCTCCGTACATCCTATCGACCTATATATTTGTTAAAAAACTTCAAATGCGCCCCTGGTTCAGGACTTCTTAAGTTTAACATGATACCGGACGGCTGTGATTATCCCTCATGACACAATAATGTTTAAATTCGTAACAGCCTTACTTAGCCTTGATCGATTCTTTGGCTACAATGCCCTCGCAGTACTCAATTATCTGACTCCGTCTGACAATACCAATGAACCGATCCATATCATCGACTACAGGAACAAAGTTCTGAACTTTAGCCAGATTAATCAGGTCCTCCATGTTGGCGTTAATGGATACAGGTTTAATATCCAAGCGAAGGGGAACATCCTTGAGCAAGAATTTTGAAGCGTTTTCAAATGAAATCTTTCCCTCGGCATTCTTCATATACCACAGTAAGTCGCCTTCGGTCACCGTACCAATATATTTGCCCTCTTTATTCAAAATGGGTACCGCCGTAAAACGATGATATTCCATCCGTTCCAACGTTTGCCGCAGCGTAGAATCCGACGTCACGCACGTAACCTCTTGTTTGGGTAGCAAAAAAAATGCGATGTTCATACCCTTGTGTATCCTCCTTGTGAATTTCTTCGTTCAACTTATCTCGCTCAACTTATATTATACGGATTAGAACGCAGGATGTTCCAAAAGGATAATAGTTCTCAATACAAAGAAAAAAAACAGCAGCCCGCGAATAAACGTACTGCTGATTGTGGTCTACAACACATCATTGGTATGGAATTGGTTATTCAATCTTTTGCCGGTCAGGGATCATTACTTCACCGGCTGGGGTCGATTGATCCATCCAGTTGTTAATCAGCTCTTTGGCATATTGGACATCTTTCTCGTCAGCCTGACCATAATAGATACCGTCTTTTTTCATCCCCTCACCCAGGATGGTGAAGCTTGAAATCTGTGGTTTCTCCTGAGTAAGCACTTGTTTAGCCAGATCAATAATGAAAGAAGCTCGCATATCCGTCTGGAAGCTGTCTCCCATGATCTGAATCAATTCCGGAATTTTGGCGATTTGATTCAAATTCAGCATCTCATTCGCCATCGCGTTCAGGAAAATCTGCTGCCGCTTGGTACGATTAAAATCGCTATCCTCACGGTATCTTACATAATACAGTGCTTCCTGCCCGTCATAGATCGGCTTACCACCTTCAATCGTGAATTGCACGTGATCCGGATTCTTGTTCACAATGTCCTCATCAATTGGCAGTTTTACACCACCAAGCGCATCAACCACTTTTTTGATTCCATCGAAGTTGATCGTTGCATAATAACCCACATCAGCATCAAGAAATTTCTCCACGGTATTGATGGACATATTCTCCCCACCAAAAGCATAGGCATGCGCCAGCTTATCATAATCATCTTCTCCGTCCTTGTTGGCATCCCGTCCTACAATCTGCACATACGTATCACGTGGAATGGATACCAACAGCACACGGGATTCCTTGGGACGAACTACAGCATAGATGACGGTATCGGAACGTCCACGCGTTTTCTCATAGGCTCGTTTATCCGAACCGAGCAGTAATACGGAGAATGGTTCCTTACGGTATACCGTTGGATCAGGCGTGTTGTTGCCTTCTTGCGGTACATAAGAACGGGATAACTGATCTTCTACCGAACCGGCGAGAAACAGATCAAATGCCGCTACAGCCAGTTGCTGACGGAACAAATAACCTCCGAATAACAAAACAACAAGTGAAACGAGCGTTATATATAGGCCTTTTCTTCTTTTCTTCTTCTTATCTTTAGTTCTGCTTTTCATCCATCGATTCCTTCTTCACTATCGAAATGATACTGCCTCTTCTATATAAGTTTCATCTAATATTTACACTAATAACGGAGAGGTCAGAAAAAACCTGAAGAAGCGTAGCTAAAAGCTTTCTGAAAGAAAGCTGCATCGAAAGAATACGCTTCGCCTTTATCAACGGATTTTTACCTTTTGAATAAGGTAGTTTAAAAAAAATCTGGGGATAACAGCGATCGGAAGGTTATTCTGAACTCGCAGTGATGAAGTGTAACGATTCGTTCAACTTATATAATACCAATTAAACGTCTGGGATGCCTTGTGACTCGGTGTTCTCTGAAGTTTTCTCTCTCTGGAATCAAGACACCGCTTACGCTCGTTCTATTGTAATCATTGCGAGAGCAAGAAAAGTTACAATCCGGTTAAATTGAAAAGAACAGTGTACCTTTTTAGCTACAAAAGGTACACTGTTCTCTTATTTCTAACGTTATCGAATCAGTTTGTGGATATACTTTCCACATGTTGGCTCTTCTCTTTTTGACGCAGACGTCCCGTTATAAGAGCAGCTACCAGCGTAAGCACACTGAATACCACCGCAGACCAGAAAAGGCCATTATAACCCTGTCCTGTGGTTTGATGCACTGCCTGGAGCAACACATCACGGATACCTTCATCAGGAATCTGGGACAGGCCCTCTGTCAGACTGGAGACATCACTCCCTGATGCTCCACCCGAGGCATATTGCTCCAGCATTTCAGGCGGCACCTGAATGCCTTTGTCAGCGAATCCTGCCTGAATGTTGGACCCCAGATTAATGAAAGAACGTGCCAGGAATCCAGCGAAAATGGTAGGTGCAATAGCCATCGCCATCTGGCGGAATAACGAGCTGGTCGCTACCGCGATGCCTTTGTTGTTCTCCCCCGCCTGTTCCGTGACAAGTACGTTAACTGGCGCACCAAGCATCATGCCGAAACCGATACCTACGAGTGTACTCGCGATGACAAATTGCCAGATATGCTCCACCCATAGCGGGAACAGCAGGAATCCAATGGCAGATAGCAGGCCCGCAACCGATAACGTCCAGATTGGCCCCTTGCGGTCAACGAGGTATCCACCTCCACCTGCCCCGATGCCGGATGCCAGCGCGAGTGGAGTAAACCAGTACCCGGAAGCTGTATTGGATACGCCGAGATATTGTTCAACAAATCCGGGAATAAAGATCACCGAGGCCAGAATGGCTCCGGAGAAAAAGGCAATCAACAGCGTCCAGCGAAAGGACGCAATGCCCAGAAGCTGTGTCGATACAACAGGTTCACGTTCAGAGCCTTCCAGCCTTTTTTCCATGAAGTAAAAGAGTACCAGAATGATCACACCTGCCAAGAAAAAGCCGTAGAACATCGGTGATCCCAGGCTTTGAAGCATGTTCACACCGTCCAGATTGCTGAAGCTATACATTAAACTGAGTACACCCAACGTCAGGACAGCAATACCGCTCCAGTCCACTGCTGCACGATTCAGTTCCTGCTCTTCCTGAATAAATCGAATACCTGCAATGAACAGCAGTATGGCGATAGGCACGTTGATCAGGAATAACCAATGCCAGTTGCCCGTAAGGTCCAGTATAAAAGCACCGACATTGGGTCCCAATATAGCGGCAACACCATTCATCCCTCCCAGCAGACCCAGGGCTGTACCTTGTCGCTCCGCCGGGAACTTGCTTAATACGTATGAGCTGGCAATGATAAAAATCCCACCACCGCCCAAAGCTTGAATGACACGAGCAATTAGAAAAAAGGTAAACGATGTGCTCAGCGCGACAAGCAGGGACCCGATCCCAAACAACGCCACTTCAATCAAAAATAGTTTCTTGCGACCATAACGGTCCGACAGTTTGCCCGCAATAGGTACACTCACCGCAAGCCCAAGTGTGTAAAGCGTAATTGTCCATGCTCCCCATGTTGGCGACACACCAAATGATGCATTTAAGGTGGTCAGTGAAGAGGTGATGATCCCGTTGTCCAGCGCAGCCATAAATACCCCTATGGCGAACAGGATTAGCGGCCATTTCATTTTTTTTGGCATCACATGTTACCTCCCGATCAGATCGTAAATTCAGTATCGTACAGTTGGTTTGGTACATATATATTAAACCTAGTTGAATAATAATGACTCACTGGTCATTTTAAAACAAAAGAAAACCATATGTCAATTTAATAATATGGTTATATGGATCAATTTACCTCCGATTCGATAAAATAGAGCTGCCATAGGTTCGGGCGAACCTGTGAGACAGCCCTCATATCTTATCTAACGTACTAACGCTTGCGTAATGCATCAATGATCTGGTCTGACTCGGTTTGTTTGACACGTGGATCAATGGCGCCCTGAAGGTCTCTTTGATAATGCCTATGTACGCCCTTTCATTTTGAGCCCGAAAACCCATAGTTGAACAACTTCCGAGTCTCCACAAAACGCCCTTCACGAGTATCTGTTCCAAATACAACTGATATCAGTCTTTTGCCATCACGTTCAGCTGTCCCCACAAAATGATATCCGGAATCTTCATCATACCCGGTCTTTAATCCGTCATTCCCATCGTAAGCATACGGCCCACCAATAGAGGACAACATCCAGTTCGTATTACTCATGTACATCCCTTTTTGGTGCATTGATACTTGCATTTGACTGGAGATTCTTAAAATCTCGGGATGGTTATTCAGCAGATATCGCGCAAGCTTGCATGCATCTATAGCCGTCATTAAGGTCTGCCCTTGTATATCCATTGGACGGTTAGGACCAAGCAGCTTTTCACTGAGGCCCGTTGAATTCGTGAATTGTGTATCCTCAGACAGCCCAATCTGAGTTGCTTTTTGATTCATCTGTTGCACAAACTTCTGCTCTGTACCACTGATATGTTCAGCCAGAGCAACCGCTGCATCATTGGCTGAATAGACAGCTACGATCTCAAACAACTCCTGAACGGTGAATTGCTCTCCCTGTTTCAGGGTCAGTTGGCTGCCCCCCACGGAGCTGGCATACAGACTCACATTAACAAGATCATTCCAGCCTATATCACCATTGATCACGGCCTCCATTACTAACAGTTCTGTCATCAACTTACTGACGCCTGCCGGAGCAATCTCTTCGGAGCCGTTAAAATCCATTAAGATCTGTTCAGAGTTCATATCCATTAATACCGCAGATTCAGCTTTAATTCCCGGTTTGCCTACCAGCATGTCCGGTTTCACACCCAAATATATAATAAGCAAGAGAGCTAGCAGCATACCTGCCCGTTTCCACCATTTTTTCATAAGATGATCACCTCTTACCTATATAGACGAAGTAAAGAGGCATTTTGTCTGCACTTTTTTGAAAAAAAGTTAAATTTTTTTTATTTTTTGGTTACAAAAAAAACATGAACCCCATACACCCATGCCAGAGTGTACAGAATCCATGTTTTTAAAGACACTTTTATTCAAATTCCCAGGAGAATTCTTCATTATAATCTAGCAACCGACTTCTTAAAGGACCCCAATCCTTACAGCTGCTAATTCAAGAATGTGTTACTCAGCTACAACTGCTTTGTCGGCATTAACTTGCAGGTCGCTCAGGTAAACGCCTGTTCCATCACCAATCGCATAGTTCATTACACGTTTGTTAACTGGTGCTACAACTGCACGATACAGTGTAGGGAATACAGGAACTTCATCTACCATGTATTGCTGCCATTGATTGTAGATCTCTTTACGCTTATCTACATCGAATGCTTCAGCAGAGATACCTTGTGCCAGCAATTTGTCATTCTCTTCGCTGGAGAATCTGGAGAAGTTGTAGAGTGCATCACGGCCGTACAGACCAGATGGATCTACGTCAATACCAACGCCCCATGCTGCTTGATACACATCAATTTTTGGATCATCTTTACCCGTGTTACCTACACGGTCATAGAAGCTGTTGAACTCAACCATTTCCAGGTTTACTTTCAAACCAATAGCTGCCCATGATTGAACATAATAACGAGCCAATGGTTCAGCTGTGTCGCCACCAGTCATGGATACAAAGTTGATTTCGAGTGGTGTTCCATCCGGATTCGTACGGAATTCACCATCCAGTTTGTAACCAGCTTCGTCGAGCAATGCTTTCGCTGCTTCTGGATCATATGCTACACCCGGATTGCTGGAATCATGGAATTCTGGGTGAGACGGTGGAATCAAGGTTGTTGCATTCCAACGTAGGCCATTATAGAAACGTTTACCTACTTGATCGTTATCTACAGCCATCCACATTGCTTTACGCAAGTTTTTATCGCCCATTTTTGCTTCGGCATTGCTTACAACTTTTCCGTTCTCTTCATCCCACGTACCCAGTTTGAAACCGATGTACGTATAAGCACGATCGATTGCTCCCAGGAATTCTACGTTGGACAGGTTAGCATTATCTTTGTATTGATCTGTCGGGAATGCATCCACGAGATCTACCCCGCCAGATTTCAGTTCTTGAACAACCGTTGTCGGGTTGATAACTTTCAGAGTCACTTTGTCCAGTTTTGGAGCTCCACGCCAGTAGTCTTCGTTCTTAACATAAGTTACAGACTCACCCGGAGTGATGACATCCACTTTAAATGGACCAAAACCAATTGGTTTTTCACGTACTTCTTTGGAAGAAGACATTTTTGCTACATCCATATCGCCGAAGATATGTTTAGCCAGTGGATACGTCCATACGCCACCTGTCAGCAGGGACGGAGTAGATTCTTTATACGTAATGCTGATTTGTTTGTCGCCCAGCACTTTAATACCAGAGATTGTTTTTGCTTTTCCAGCATGATACTCGTCCATACCTACTACACTAGTGAAGTTGGAGTCGTAACGAGGACCATCATAGCCTTTGCTACCGATTACTTCATAAGCAAATTGCAGATCTTCAGCCGTTACCGGCTTGCCATCATGCCAGTTTACGTTGTCACGAATAGTCAGTGTGAACGTTTTGCCATCTTCAGAAGTTTCATATGTTGCTGCACCATCGTTGGTATATACATAGTCTTTATCCCAAGTCAGCAAGCCTTCGTCGAACCATTGAAGAACCTGTACATCCGGGTTACCGGAATAGAAATTGTAGTTCAGTGTACCTTCAAAAGCAGTATCCGATACAAGTCCGAATGTAATTGATCCACCCTCGATCGCAGTACCTTCATTCGTTTTGACATTGTTGAAGTCTTCAATGGAGTAAACGCCCTCTTCATTAGCAGGTTTTTCCTCCGTTTTTCCCTCTTCTGTGTTGGAAGCTGGAGCTGGAGTAGCTGCTTCTTTCTCAGAGCACGCTGCGAGCACCAATACAAAGACCAACATCATCGTGAAAAATAGTCCCCGTGAAAATAATCCCTTTTTCATGAACCTTTCCTCCCTTTTTTTAACCTCTTCTTTGTCTTGCATCAGTCGCACGCTTTAGGGCTTGACCGACATTATTTATACTCAACATCAATACCAGAATCAGTACCGATGCGGGTAGCCATATCCACCATCTGGATTCCAGGGTTTGCGGATTACGTGCATAACTTACGAGTGTTCCAAGACTAGGCGTACTTTCGGGAAAACCAAATCCCAGGAAAGATAACCCTGATTCGAGGCCAATGTTGGCAGCGAGATTCAATGTCATCGTTACGATAATAATAGAGCTTAGATTCGGAAGAACCTG
This Paenibacillus xylanexedens DNA region includes the following protein-coding sequences:
- the rplI gene encoding 50S ribosomal protein L9, which codes for MKVIFIKDMKGQGKKGQVKEVSEGYAQNFLLPRGIARLASDGNMKTLDNQKAAEERLKQEEKAEAEALAKKLEAEVTELKAKSGEGGRLFGAITSKQIAEALSKKGLKVDKRKIELDEPIRTLGVTQVTVKVHPEVKATLKVQVTEE
- a CDS encoding DHH family phosphoesterase; its protein translation is MPKFLKKRWHGYYTVWAFILLLLLVMFVTIYNWTLGLISLILASALGIVMIKAELAFRRELNDYINGLSIRIKRMEGEAVSMLPFGIVLYSEDRTVEWHNRFVAEMFQEKTMVGNPLLNLFPKLPQPKEKKDGTKEHSSKEFHDEFQLDDRHYGVIHNPQERYVYVYEITELAILRDKYENERLALGILVLDNLDEAAQGMDDQQRTALIARVTSEITSWAKRYEVYLRRLSSDRYLLMLNHKSLQELEQSRFVILDEVREMTADLKVPMTLSVGLAFGSDSISEMGELAQSSLDMALGRGGDQAAVKSGQRLSFYGGKSNAVEKRTRVRARVIAHALRDLMQESDRVLIMGHKIPDMDAIGASIGVWKAASLYNVEARIVLDGINPSIERMMEQVNKDEKLSKAFVSPEQATQMMTEHTLLVVVDTHKASMTMEPKLVQSATRVVVVDHHRRGEEFINDAVLIYLEPYASSAAELVTELLQYIHDKVQFTPLEATALLAGITVDTKHFALHTGSRTFEAAGFLRRSGADTIMIQRLMKEDLSEYIAKAEIIKHAKMVYGNIALAVTDPGSKIPQMMIAQVADTLLNMTDVVASFVISERPDGLIGISARSLGRMNVQVVMERLGGGGHLTNAAVQLEGTLGEAEKRLTNVLAEIEKEEGLFE
- a CDS encoding DUF2232 domain-containing protein, with amino-acid sequence MKFSFKSAVWSAVYLLLLLSLLTPLSVLAIFFMMIPGVILYASLSLKSFIWHLVPVAVILVVFHPIYLLLLLIFTLPAIVMGHAYKTRKSALFALMAGSGMMLAEYLLLLLVGSVIFQFDLSSYIEDVVKLTIEPLTNTSNQMINGFAWTPEMTEDVAKQTQLMIPFALVVTSMVMAFITHAIARPILNVMGVVVSKLPPAREWRMPRALIWYYFLALLIEVISRQSDGTYWTMIAMNLSPLINLGFMIQAIGFFFFLSHTKKWNPVIPYFLAAAVFFIGPLRIIGIIDLAFPLREAISKSKR
- a CDS encoding MazG-like family protein; translation: MPKELDVAKRAKVIEWLKTEVLDQVSRLFKALWEGSTTRIGDSLASLIMSSYILGRRLGIPFKDLDALLVEKLKKHKQEGHQLEDWYQDISALEDHMRKR
- a CDS encoding CBS domain-containing protein, producing the protein MNIAFFLLPKQEVTCVTSDSTLRQTLERMEYHRFTAVPILNKEGKYIGTVTEGDLLWYMKNAEGKISFENASKFLLKDVPLRLDIKPVSINANMEDLINLAKVQNFVPVVDDMDRFIGIVRRSQIIEYCEGIVAKESIKAK
- a CDS encoding LCP family protein, translating into MKSRTKDKKKKRRKGLYITLVSLVVLLFGGYLFRQQLAVAAFDLFLAGSVEDQLSRSYVPQEGNNTPDPTVYRKEPFSVLLLGSDKRAYEKTRGRSDTVIYAVVRPKESRVLLVSIPRDTYVQIVGRDANKDGEDDYDKLAHAYAFGGENMSINTVEKFLDADVGYYATINFDGIKKVVDALGGVKLPIDEDIVNKNPDHVQFTIEGGKPIYDGQEALYYVRYREDSDFNRTKRQQIFLNAMANEMLNLNQIAKIPELIQIMGDSFQTDMRASFIIDLAKQVLTQEKPQISSFTILGEGMKKDGIYYGQADEKDVQYAKELINNWMDQSTPAGEVMIPDRQKIE
- a CDS encoding MFS transporter is translated as MPKKMKWPLILFAIGVFMAALDNGIITSSLTTLNASFGVSPTWGAWTITLYTLGLAVSVPIAGKLSDRYGRKKLFLIEVALFGIGSLLVALSTSFTFFLIARVIQALGGGGIFIIASSYVLSKFPAERQGTALGLLGGMNGVAAILGPNVGAFILDLTGNWHWLFLINVPIAILLFIAGIRFIQEEQELNRAAVDWSGIAVLTLGVLSLMYSFSNLDGVNMLQSLGSPMFYGFFLAGVIILVLFYFMEKRLEGSEREPVVSTQLLGIASFRWTLLIAFFSGAILASVIFIPGFVEQYLGVSNTASGYWFTPLALASGIGAGGGGYLVDRKGPIWTLSVAGLLSAIGFLLFPLWVEHIWQFVIASTLVGIGFGMMLGAPVNVLVTEQAGENNKGIAVATSSLFRQMAMAIAPTIFAGFLARSFINLGSNIQAGFADKGIQVPPEMLEQYASGGASGSDVSSLTEGLSQIPDEGIRDVLLQAVHQTTGQGYNGLFWSAVVFSVLTLVAALITGRLRQKEKSQHVESISTN
- a CDS encoding D-alanyl-D-alanine carboxypeptidase family protein codes for the protein MKKWWKRAGMLLALLLIIYLGVKPDMLVGKPGIKAESAVLMDMNSEQILMDFNGSEEIAPAGVSKLMTELLVMEAVINGDIGWNDLVNVSLYASSVGGSQLTLKQGEQFTVQELFEIVAVYSANDAAVALAEHISGTEQKFVQQMNQKATQIGLSEDTQFTNSTGLSEKLLGPNRPMDIQGQTLMTAIDACKLARYLLNNHPEILRISSQMQVSMHQKGMYMSNTNWMLSSIGGPYAYDGNDGLKTGYDEDSGYHFVGTAERDGKRLISVVFGTDTREGRFVETRKLFNYGFSGSK
- a CDS encoding oligopeptide ABC transporter substrate-binding protein, encoding MKKGLFSRGLFFTMMLVFVLVLAACSEKEAATPAPASNTEEGKTEEKPANEEGVYSIEDFNNVKTNEGTAIEGGSITFGLVSDTAFEGTLNYNFYSGNPDVQVLQWFDEGLLTWDKDYVYTNDGAATYETSEDGKTFTLTIRDNVNWHDGKPVTAEDLQFAYEVIGSKGYDGPRYDSNFTSVVGMDEYHAGKAKTISGIKVLGDKQISITYKESTPSLLTGGVWTYPLAKHIFGDMDVAKMSSSKEVREKPIGFGPFKVDVITPGESVTYVKNEDYWRGAPKLDKVTLKVINPTTVVQELKSGGVDLVDAFPTDQYKDNANLSNVEFLGAIDRAYTYIGFKLGTWDEENGKVVSNAEAKMGDKNLRKAMWMAVDNDQVGKRFYNGLRWNATTLIPPSHPEFHDSSNPGVAYDPEAAKALLDEAGYKLDGEFRTNPDGTPLEINFVSMTGGDTAEPLARYYVQSWAAIGLKVNLEMVEFNSFYDRVGNTGKDDPKIDVYQAAWGVGIDVDPSGLYGRDALYNFSRFSSEENDKLLAQGISAEAFDVDKRKEIYNQWQQYMVDEVPVFPTLYRAVVAPVNKRVMNYAIGDGTGVYLSDLQVNADKAVVAE